One Hermetia illucens chromosome 4, iHerIll2.2.curated.20191125, whole genome shotgun sequence DNA segment encodes these proteins:
- the LOC119654512 gene encoding collagenase-like isoform X2 — protein sequence MRFAIFILCHVYILSCTNVATSKLIPTPHSRISGGSLAGINEFPWHVYILANGDGIASTCGGSILSETWVLTAAHCTHGFLNLDLYFGSTDVYSMPTIISSTYWIEHSQYDPSNYNNDISVVQLESALNYTPGIQPMNLISPSESSNDFVNEVATVLGFGYTSDQNPQESSDLLFTKVLIVPNTDCTARYGADIVTEKTLCAVGNASLDHSICSGDSGGAMVIKNENDDYVQIGINSFVSDLGCTTGWPSGYVRVGSYLEWISTQTGIRMDTSPTNVKFSLNRRAVLG from the exons ATGAGATTTGCTATTTTTATACTGTGCCACGTTTATATCCTG TCCTGCACTAATGTCGCCACATCGAAACTCATCCCGACTCCCCATTCACGAATATCTGGAGGCAGCCTAGCTGGAATCAACGAGTTTCCCTGGCATGTCTATATCCTAGCAAACGGAGATGGGATTGCTTCAACCTGCGGAGGTTCGATATTGTCCGAAACCTGGGTCCTAACAGCAGCACATTGCACTCATGGATTCCTGAATTTGGATCTATATTTCGGCTCCACGGATGTTTACTCTATGCCCACTATCATTTCGTCCACATATTGGATAGAGCATAGCCAATATGATCCTTCAAACTACAACAATGACATCTCCGTAGTACAACTGGAATCGGCCCTCAATTACACCCCCGGAATTCAACCGATGAATCTAATATCGCCAAGTGAAAGTAGCAATGACTTTGTCAATGAAGTAGCAACAGTTCTAGGATTTGGATACACATCGGATCAAAATCCGCAGGAGTCATCCGATTTGCTCTTCACGAAAGTTCTGATAGTCCCTAATACGGATTGCACGGCAAGGTACGGGGCAGATATTGTTACAGAAAAGACCCTGTGTGCGGTGGGAAATGCTTCTTTGGACCACAGCATCTGTAGCGGAGATTCGGGGGGTGCAATGGTTATAAAAAATGAGAATGATGATTACGTTCAAATTGGGATCAATTCCTTTGTCTCGGATTTAGGATGCACAACTGGATGGCCATCAGGATATGTTCGCGTTGGTTCCTATTTAGAATGGATCAGTACTCAGACGGGGATTCGAATGGATACTAGCCCCACCAATgttaaattttcattaaatagGAGAGCGGTTTTAGGGTGA
- the LOC119654512 gene encoding collagenase-like isoform X1, translating into MRFAIFILCHVYILVSNSCTNVATSKLIPTPHSRISGGSLAGINEFPWHVYILANGDGIASTCGGSILSETWVLTAAHCTHGFLNLDLYFGSTDVYSMPTIISSTYWIEHSQYDPSNYNNDISVVQLESALNYTPGIQPMNLISPSESSNDFVNEVATVLGFGYTSDQNPQESSDLLFTKVLIVPNTDCTARYGADIVTEKTLCAVGNASLDHSICSGDSGGAMVIKNENDDYVQIGINSFVSDLGCTTGWPSGYVRVGSYLEWISTQTGIRMDTSPTNVKFSLNRRAVLG; encoded by the exons ATGAGATTTGCTATTTTTATACTGTGCCACGTTTATATCCTGGTGAGCAAT TCCTGCACTAATGTCGCCACATCGAAACTCATCCCGACTCCCCATTCACGAATATCTGGAGGCAGCCTAGCTGGAATCAACGAGTTTCCCTGGCATGTCTATATCCTAGCAAACGGAGATGGGATTGCTTCAACCTGCGGAGGTTCGATATTGTCCGAAACCTGGGTCCTAACAGCAGCACATTGCACTCATGGATTCCTGAATTTGGATCTATATTTCGGCTCCACGGATGTTTACTCTATGCCCACTATCATTTCGTCCACATATTGGATAGAGCATAGCCAATATGATCCTTCAAACTACAACAATGACATCTCCGTAGTACAACTGGAATCGGCCCTCAATTACACCCCCGGAATTCAACCGATGAATCTAATATCGCCAAGTGAAAGTAGCAATGACTTTGTCAATGAAGTAGCAACAGTTCTAGGATTTGGATACACATCGGATCAAAATCCGCAGGAGTCATCCGATTTGCTCTTCACGAAAGTTCTGATAGTCCCTAATACGGATTGCACGGCAAGGTACGGGGCAGATATTGTTACAGAAAAGACCCTGTGTGCGGTGGGAAATGCTTCTTTGGACCACAGCATCTGTAGCGGAGATTCGGGGGGTGCAATGGTTATAAAAAATGAGAATGATGATTACGTTCAAATTGGGATCAATTCCTTTGTCTCGGATTTAGGATGCACAACTGGATGGCCATCAGGATATGTTCGCGTTGGTTCCTATTTAGAATGGATCAGTACTCAGACGGGGATTCGAATGGATACTAGCCCCACCAATgttaaattttcattaaatagGAGAGCGGTTTTAGGGTGA
- the LOC119655417 gene encoding trypsin-like isoform X1, whose amino-acid sequence MLFYLCVSYPLLSIFLLLISRNICTAQNQTNDQKDLDVASDAAGNEGDEDIYKPPKYAILASIRHGDSFSGVMNFTHRCSGVLVTPSIVATVAHCLHDQYGNYFFEPATYRVVIGSELSAEDSKFLLVSDLKVHRRYLIENKVHDFAMLKLKEPQSIVVPALSSLRSTNLPNFTECIFYGWIFMTGDDVIAGNLTFMHFRTDYKNKPSCYSEMATSQSYIVPQALCFVVPRLIKCACLYNAGAPVFCLDTVVGLLSYMPVSFQSETTDNLALFTLISDYVDLIKAFSRQSSSSRLAGIMKNFAFVLVYVYFVKIMLFRE is encoded by the exons ATGCTATTCTATCTTTGCGTATCTTATCCACTCCTTTCTATTTTTCTACTACTAATATCAAGAAACATTTGCACTGCCCAAAATCAAACTAACGATCAAAAGGATTTGGACGTAGCTTCTGATGCTGCAGGTAACGAGGGAGATGAGGATATATACAAACCACCGAAATACGCGATACTA GCATCCATTCGACATGGGGACAGCTTCAGTGGCGTAATGAACTTCACTCATCGATGTTCAGGAGTACTGGTGACACCATCAATCGTTGCGACTGTTGCGCATTGTCTTCATGATCAGTA TGGAAATTACTTTTTTGAACCGGCTACATACCGTGTTGTCATTGGCTCAGAACTTAGCGCTGAAGATTCCAAGTTCTTATTGGTATCCGACTTGAAGGTACATAGAAGATATTTAATAGAGAACAAAGTGCATGATTTCGCAATGCTGAAACTAAAAGAACCACAATCCATCGTAGTGCCTGCTTTATCCAGTTTACGTTCAACCAATCTTCCCAATTTCACAGAATGCATATTTTacggttggattttcatgactGGAGATGATGTG ATCGCTGGCAATTTGACGTTTATGCATTTTCGAACGGATTACAAGAACAAGCCGAGTTGCTACTCGGAAATGGCAACCTCTCAGAGCTATATAGTACCACAGGCTCTGTGCTTTGTGG TGCCGAGGTTGATAAAGTGCGCATGCCTATATAACGCTGGAGCGCCTGTTTTCTGTCTGGATACTGTTGTTGGATTACTCTCGTACATGCCAGTATCTTTTCAGTCTGAAACAACGGACAATTTGGCACTCTTCACTTTAATATCTGATTACGTAGACTTGATTAAGGCCTTTTCGAGACAGAGCTCATCATCAAGGTTAGCTGGCATTATGAAGAACTTTGCTTTTGTACTAGTTTACGtgtattttgtgaaaataatgtTGTTCCGTGAATAA
- the LOC119655417 gene encoding trypsin-like isoform X2 → MLQASIRHGDSFSGVMNFTHRCSGVLVTPSIVATVAHCLHDQYGNYFFEPATYRVVIGSELSAEDSKFLLVSDLKVHRRYLIENKVHDFAMLKLKEPQSIVVPALSSLRSTNLPNFTECIFYGWIFMTGDDVIAGNLTFMHFRTDYKNKPSCYSEMATSQSYIVPQALCFVVPRLIKCACLYNAGAPVFCLDTVVGLLSYMPVSFQSETTDNLALFTLISDYVDLIKAFSRQSSSSRLAGIMKNFAFVLVYVYFVKIMLFRE, encoded by the exons ATGCTGCAG GCATCCATTCGACATGGGGACAGCTTCAGTGGCGTAATGAACTTCACTCATCGATGTTCAGGAGTACTGGTGACACCATCAATCGTTGCGACTGTTGCGCATTGTCTTCATGATCAGTA TGGAAATTACTTTTTTGAACCGGCTACATACCGTGTTGTCATTGGCTCAGAACTTAGCGCTGAAGATTCCAAGTTCTTATTGGTATCCGACTTGAAGGTACATAGAAGATATTTAATAGAGAACAAAGTGCATGATTTCGCAATGCTGAAACTAAAAGAACCACAATCCATCGTAGTGCCTGCTTTATCCAGTTTACGTTCAACCAATCTTCCCAATTTCACAGAATGCATATTTTacggttggattttcatgactGGAGATGATGTG ATCGCTGGCAATTTGACGTTTATGCATTTTCGAACGGATTACAAGAACAAGCCGAGTTGCTACTCGGAAATGGCAACCTCTCAGAGCTATATAGTACCACAGGCTCTGTGCTTTGTGG TGCCGAGGTTGATAAAGTGCGCATGCCTATATAACGCTGGAGCGCCTGTTTTCTGTCTGGATACTGTTGTTGGATTACTCTCGTACATGCCAGTATCTTTTCAGTCTGAAACAACGGACAATTTGGCACTCTTCACTTTAATATCTGATTACGTAGACTTGATTAAGGCCTTTTCGAGACAGAGCTCATCATCAAGGTTAGCTGGCATTATGAAGAACTTTGCTTTTGTACTAGTTTACGtgtattttgtgaaaataatgtTGTTCCGTGAATAA